A segment of the Parasynechococcus marenigrum WH 8102 genome:
ATCAGGTGACCGTGCTCGGCCGATCGCTGCAGGTTTTGGACGTGGCCGCCCACACCTCCGCCCACATCGCCTTTGTGATCCCCGAGCAGGAGGATCCGGATCTTGGCCCGGTGGTGTTCTGCGGCGACACGCTGTTTTCCGGGGGGTGCGGACGCCTGTTCGAAGGGACCCCAGCCGACATGCACCGTGCCCTGAGGCGGCTATCGGAGTTACCTGAATCCACCAAGGTCTGTTGCGCCCACGAATACACCGAGGGGAACCTGCTCTGGGCCATCCAACAGCAACCGCAGGATGCAGCCATTCGCCAGCGCTATGACGCCGTGGTGGATCTGCGTCGCCGCGGTGAGCTGAGCCTGCCCAGCAGCATCGGAGAGGAACGCCGCAGCAATCTGTTCATGCGGGCGGCATCGGCCGAAGAGCTGGGACGCCTGAGGCGGCATAAGGATCATTGGCGCGCAGCCTGATCCGCTGCGGAAAGAGAATCACTTCGGCTCCAGGCTGAAACGCCAGTCGACAGCGGGTACCGCGCGTTACGTCCAACGCCAGCGCAGCGTTGACGCGGAGGTCGCAGGGCCCCTGCTGCACGCGGTACTGCCAGGCCTGTCCGAGGAACTCCCGTCCCATGACCGTGGCCTCACCCTGTGGATCGGGCTGAAGCCTGATCAAGGCTGGATCCACCAGCAGCAGTTGCTCATCGGGCCCAGGTTCAGAACCTGGCAGGGGACTGTCGCCCTCCAATGCACCGATCAGGCAGTGCATCGGACCATCGAGGGGCACAAGATTGCCTTGAAGGACAAAGCGACCGACAAACGGTGATGCGGGGGCATCAACGAGGGCTCTTGGGGTGGCGCACTGATGCAACTCCCCGTCCCGCATCACCGCCACACGATCACAAATGGCCAGCGCCTCGCTGGGGTCGTGGGTCACGATCAGCCCCGTGGCTCCACAAACCTGCAGAACAGAACTGAGTTCACTGCGCAACCGCAGCCTCACCTCAACATCCAGATTGGAGAAGGGCTCATCGAGCAGCACAAGCTTGGGGGCTGGTGCCAGAGCACGGGCCAGGGCAAGGCGTTGCTTCTGGCCGCCTGAGAGCTGATGGGGATAACGCAGCTCCAGCCCCTTCAGCCCCAGCAACTCCAGCAACCAGGCCGCTCGGCTGTCGTCCTGACCAGGACGAAGACCGAAGCAAGCGTTCTGCCAGGCCGTGAGATGGGGGAACAGGGCGTAGTCCTGAAAAACCATGCCAATCCCGCGCCGCTCAGGCGGCAGCCAATGGCCGTTCCCCGCCACAGGGCGCTGCTGCAGGTGCACCGACCCCTGCGATGGCCGCTCAAAGCCTGCGATCAATCGCAACAGGGTGGTTTTCCCGCAGCCGGAGGGCCCCAGCAGTCCCACCAGCTCACCGGCTGCAAGCTCCAGGTCGATGCCACGCAGCGTCCAGGGTCCAGCAGGGCCGTCGTAGCGATGCCAGAGGTCACGCACGGCAACGGTGGCCTGGGTCTGCGACAACAGCGAAACGCGATGATCGATTCCATTCTGCGATCCGGCCATGACCGCTCAAGCCGTTACGACCCCAGCAGCACCCGCTCCGGTGGGGCCTTACAACCAGGCGGTGCTGGCCGGTGGCTGGCTGTACTGCTCGGGCCAGATCCCGCTGGATCCGGAGACGGGGGCCATGGTGGGCGATGGAGATGTGGCGCTTGAGACGCGTCAGGTGCTGAAGAACCTCAGTGCCGTCCTCGAAGCCGCTGGAGCGACCGCAGCCCAAGTGGTGCGGACAACGATTTTTCTGGCTGATCTTGGGGATTTCCAAACCGTCAACGACATCTACGCAGAGATGTTTGGAGCGGGCACAAGCCCAGCCAGAGCCTGCGTGCAGGTGGCAGCGCTGCCGAAGGGTGCACGGGTCGAGATCGACTGCGTGGCCTGGCTCGGTGATGATTTGCAGACCGGGTGATCTGATCAACTGCAGCGGTGAGACGCCAGGCGTTATGGCTCTCTGAGATGTAAAGAGAGCTTTGGTCAGCGTCTCGCCAGCACCAATCGAAACCGACGAACAGTCGGTGCTGACCATGGAACGGCTGGCCCTCAGGGAGCAAGCCGCACAACCTTTACTCAACAGCGGCTGGACGCTGCTTTACTCCGGCCTGACCCCATTGAGGGCCAGCGTCACCCTGCTGGATCCGAGTGAAAGTCTTCAGATCAGTCTCCAGATCCCCATCGGAGAGGTTGATAAAGACTGGGATCTGTGGCTTGAAGCCTGCAACCGACAGCTCAGCGCCCCGCTCAGGCAGTGGCTGGAATCCCAAGGCATTGAACAGACCACCCTCAGCCGGCTGACAGGAGCTGAGCAAGGTGGTGAGGAGACTCTCAAGATCAGCAACATGCTCCAGGTGGCACGTTGGTTGCAAAGCCCGATCGAAGCCATCGAAGCCCTGGCGGAGTCCAACGGATCCCAGCTGGTGCTCCACCTGGCAGGACTGGGAACCAACAGCTGAGGGGGGCTGACCCCTGCCGACATAGGTTGTTGGACATCAGGGGGATGATCCGATGACCCAGGCCAAGCTCACCATCGGTGAACTGGAAGCGGGATACCCGCTCTATTGCAAAGCCCTGAGACGACTGCTGCAACAAGGCAAGACAGCTAAGGACATCGAACGCACCGTCTGCTGGGGACACCTGGAAACCCTCAATCGTTGCTTACCGACGCGCTACAAGGCACCGTCCTATCTGCTGACCCTGATCCGCAGGGATCTGGAAAAAATCAAGGAAGGGAAGGTCTAAGCAGCCTCAGACCATTCACAGCCACCTCTCTCTGCATTGAGAGTGATTGCCTTTTCGTTCAACACACTGTTCGAAAAAGCGATTCAGTTAGAGCGAACGATTTTTCGGAAGCCAAAAAGCCGCTGCAGGGCAACATCAGTTCTGATGATGTTG
Coding sequences within it:
- the gloB gene encoding hydroxyacylglutathione hydrolase gives rise to the protein MQSSLHALPVLQDNVLWIWVRGDEAAVVDPAVAEPVIDWLQQRQLQLSAVLQTHHHADHIGGTPGLLERWPDAAVVAAGADRSRIPFQTISVSDGDQVTVLGRSLQVLDVAAHTSAHIAFVIPEQEDPDLGPVVFCGDTLFSGGCGRLFEGTPADMHRALRRLSELPESTKVCCAHEYTEGNLLWAIQQQPQDAAIRQRYDAVVDLRRRGELSLPSSIGEERRSNLFMRAASAEELGRLRRHKDHWRAA
- a CDS encoding ABC transporter ATP-binding protein; translated protein: MAGSQNGIDHRVSLLSQTQATVAVRDLWHRYDGPAGPWTLRGIDLELAAGELVGLLGPSGCGKTTLLRLIAGFERPSQGSVHLQQRPVAGNGHWLPPERRGIGMVFQDYALFPHLTAWQNACFGLRPGQDDSRAAWLLELLGLKGLELRYPHQLSGGQKQRLALARALAPAPKLVLLDEPFSNLDVEVRLRLRSELSSVLQVCGATGLIVTHDPSEALAICDRVAVMRDGELHQCATPRALVDAPASPFVGRFVLQGNLVPLDGPMHCLIGALEGDSPLPGSEPGPDEQLLLVDPALIRLQPDPQGEATVMGREFLGQAWQYRVQQGPCDLRVNAALALDVTRGTRCRLAFQPGAEVILFPQRIRLRANDPYAASGVPALRPMPPA
- a CDS encoding RidA family protein; its protein translation is MTAQAVTTPAAPAPVGPYNQAVLAGGWLYCSGQIPLDPETGAMVGDGDVALETRQVLKNLSAVLEAAGATAAQVVRTTIFLADLGDFQTVNDIYAEMFGAGTSPARACVQVAALPKGARVEIDCVAWLGDDLQTG
- a CDS encoding DUF3136 domain-containing protein, which gives rise to MTQAKLTIGELEAGYPLYCKALRRLLQQGKTAKDIERTVCWGHLETLNRCLPTRYKAPSYLLTLIRRDLEKIKEGKV